One window of Chamaesiphon minutus PCC 6605 genomic DNA carries:
- a CDS encoding site-2 protease family protein — MWLVGIIVCFGWIFSLCLHEFGHAIVAYWGGDTSVKSKGYLTFNPLKYTDPGYSLVLPVLFLLMGGIGLPGGAVYINQHKLRNRWWQSAVSAAGPSANILIALLLAIPLGIFSGDNLLNVDRLNWELFWASSLAFLVYLQIFAAIFNLLPMPGLDGYGIIEPWLPEHLQAKFNGYRKYSTLIIIGLFWFVPAFNYFIFNFVSLVTSILNVPESLVSNGAAVFREPINKAIALAILVGLGLGLNTPENKAIQTGKKAIEQQQYQAAIQSFDRAIQIRPDGSEAWLQKGYCLWQLELFDRAIGCYQKVITIDENNEYAYLGLGLNLFNIAKYSEAIFYLEKLIKLDSKHSDAYYYLGLAHQRSQNLVLADEALNKALSLAPKRLDILQSKAALMHELRNYQVAINTYQKIVEIEPSNATGHYDLACCYALQGQSDLAISHLKCALKLEPEQFKERARKDSDLDLLRKNLIFKNLIA; from the coding sequence ATGTGGTTAGTCGGAATAATTGTCTGTTTTGGATGGATTTTTTCGCTCTGCCTGCATGAATTTGGGCACGCGATCGTGGCTTATTGGGGTGGTGATACCTCGGTTAAGAGTAAAGGCTATCTAACCTTCAATCCGCTTAAATATACCGACCCTGGTTACAGTTTGGTGCTCCCAGTACTATTTTTACTCATGGGTGGTATCGGGTTACCGGGTGGAGCTGTATACATTAACCAACACAAATTAAGAAATCGCTGGTGGCAAAGTGCTGTCTCTGCGGCAGGGCCGAGTGCTAATATTCTCATCGCGCTATTACTGGCAATCCCGTTAGGAATTTTTAGCGGCGATAATTTACTCAATGTCGATCGCCTCAATTGGGAATTATTTTGGGCCAGTAGTCTAGCTTTTCTGGTTTATTTACAAATTTTTGCGGCGATCTTTAATTTGTTACCGATGCCGGGACTCGATGGCTATGGCATTATCGAACCTTGGTTGCCAGAACATCTTCAAGCTAAATTCAACGGGTATAGGAAGTATAGTACTTTAATAATTATTGGCTTATTTTGGTTCGTTCCGGCGTTCAATTATTTTATTTTCAATTTTGTCAGTTTGGTTACAAGTATATTAAATGTACCAGAATCTTTAGTTAGTAATGGTGCGGCGGTATTTCGAGAACCTATTAATAAAGCGATTGCTTTAGCAATTTTAGTCGGACTGGGCTTGGGTCTAAATACTCCCGAAAATAAAGCGATTCAAACAGGCAAAAAAGCAATCGAACAGCAGCAATATCAAGCAGCCATCCAATCATTCGATCGCGCGATTCAGATTCGACCGGATGGATCTGAAGCTTGGTTGCAAAAAGGTTATTGTCTATGGCAGCTTGAATTATTCGATCGCGCGATCGGGTGTTATCAAAAAGTTATTACAATTGATGAAAATAATGAGTATGCTTACCTCGGATTGGGACTAAATTTATTTAATATTGCAAAATATTCCGAAGCCATCTTCTACTTAGAGAAACTAATTAAATTAGATTCCAAACATAGTGATGCCTATTATTATCTAGGATTAGCTCACCAGCGATCGCAAAATCTAGTATTAGCAGATGAAGCATTGAATAAAGCTCTATCTTTAGCTCCTAAAAGACTAGATATCTTACAGTCCAAAGCCGCTCTAATGCACGAACTAAGAAATTATCAAGTTGCCATAAATACCTATCAAAAAATAGTTGAGATCGAGCCTAGTAATGCGACCGGACATTACGATTTAGCTTGCTGCTATGCTTTACAAGGGCAAAGCGATTTAGCAATTTCTCATCTAAAGTGCGCGCTCAAACTCGAACCAGAGCAGTTTAAAGAGCGCGCTCGTAAAGATTCCGATTTGGACTTGCTGCGCAAAAACTTGATTTTTAAAAATCTTATTGCTTAA
- a CDS encoding RtcB family protein codes for MQQPKNTHRLLRALAKQGLDVSYGNNIYTVRLNDPRAGEQSQRQDAPIAEVLLPPDFPIEGKAFQQLARLTMLSHPGGGSVTRAFATPDFHPGDTGVAIGSVIQTEGIVVPAAVGSDINCGIRLHTLDLSLADFLAQRDKFVAKMKGDYLLGTRDVTMTAAASRGMFDDGIPGWLEQMAKQPMGSVAKSDFAQLWQEIDRVQFLGSMAGNARWAPSELIPAAGLVRDGDLGTIGGGNHFVEIQEVIEIRNPRLAYKSNIKVGQLAIAIHSGSRTVGKYIGGMWRDRAKAAWLKGCPFPQSDLFSLSTTTNPDLVAEYLEAEATAANYAFVNRLILAELMRLRLREVYGDIAAPLVCDLPHNLTFPNGNGWIVRKGACAAAAGQLLMTPGSMGTPSYLLSGLGNDRYLNSAAHGAGRSISRFELTRAGANYTESDLGLTTVDCITLRAERRIEEAPAAYKSIDRVIDAQVAAGTVEVVAKMRPILTFKA; via the coding sequence ATGCAGCAGCCCAAGAATACTCATAGACTCCTCCGTGCATTAGCTAAGCAAGGATTGGATGTCAGCTACGGCAACAATATTTATACAGTACGCCTCAACGACCCTCGGGCTGGAGAACAGAGCCAACGACAGGACGCACCAATCGCCGAAGTTCTGCTACCGCCAGATTTCCCGATCGAAGGTAAAGCCTTTCAACAACTCGCGCGACTGACTATGCTCTCCCATCCTGGCGGGGGTAGTGTCACTCGTGCCTTTGCGACTCCCGATTTCCATCCCGGCGATACAGGAGTTGCGATCGGTTCGGTAATTCAAACCGAGGGCATAGTAGTCCCCGCAGCCGTTGGCAGCGACATCAACTGCGGTATCCGGCTGCATACGCTCGATCTGAGCCTTGCCGATTTTCTCGCCCAGCGAGATAAATTTGTGGCAAAGATGAAAGGAGATTATCTGCTCGGTACTCGCGATGTCACCATGACAGCAGCCGCTAGTCGCGGCATGTTTGATGATGGCATCCCTGGCTGGCTGGAGCAGATGGCCAAACAACCGATGGGAAGTGTGGCTAAATCGGATTTCGCACAACTGTGGCAAGAAATCGATCGCGTCCAATTTCTCGGCTCGATGGCTGGAAATGCCCGCTGGGCACCGAGCGAACTCATACCAGCAGCGGGACTAGTGCGCGATGGCGACTTGGGTACGATTGGCGGCGGCAATCACTTCGTAGAAATTCAAGAAGTCATCGAGATCCGCAATCCGCGCCTTGCCTATAAATCCAACATCAAAGTCGGACAACTTGCGATTGCGATTCACTCCGGTTCGCGAACTGTAGGTAAATATATCGGTGGGATGTGGCGCGATCGAGCTAAAGCCGCTTGGCTCAAGGGTTGCCCTTTTCCTCAATCCGATCTGTTTTCCCTGTCTACCACCACCAATCCAGATTTAGTCGCCGAATATCTCGAAGCCGAAGCCACAGCGGCTAATTATGCGTTTGTCAATCGCCTAATTCTGGCCGAATTAATGCGACTGCGATTACGGGAAGTCTATGGCGATATTGCCGCGCCACTGGTGTGCGATCTCCCCCACAATCTGACTTTTCCGAATGGTAATGGTTGGATCGTGCGGAAAGGTGCCTGTGCCGCAGCCGCAGGGCAATTACTGATGACACCCGGTTCGATGGGTACGCCTTCCTATTTATTATCGGGCTTGGGCAACGATCGCTATCTTAATTCAGCGGCACACGGTGCGGGTCGATCGATTTCCCGATTTGAACTTACCCGTGCAGGTGCTAACTACACCGAGTCAGATTTAGGTTTGACGACAGTAGATTGCATCACGCTACGAGCCGAACGCCGCATTGAAGAAGCTCCAGCCGCTTACAAGTCGATCGATCGTGTCATCGATGCGCAAGTAGCCGCAGGCACTGTCGAAGTGGTGGCCAAAATGCGCCCGATTCTCACCTTTAAAGCTTAA
- a CDS encoding DUF4360 domain-containing protein → MKFLKALLIATFAAAPISPVFAQSKVEIMGASYGGSGCPAQSASVSVSPDGQELSILFDKFSALGNDPSQSRKSCNLSIPIRVPQGFQISLYDADYRGYVAPATSGTLRAEYFFAGNRGPVFQRTFNGENNYNVRDSLATVADVWSACGDSTNMRVNASMTARGRGAATVDSFDLAHRGLVYHIKYRSCR, encoded by the coding sequence ATGAAATTCCTCAAAGCACTCCTCATTGCAACATTTGCTGCCGCACCGATCTCCCCAGTATTTGCCCAGAGTAAAGTTGAAATTATGGGAGCGAGCTACGGCGGTAGCGGTTGCCCTGCCCAGTCTGCTAGCGTCAGCGTCAGCCCTGACGGTCAAGAATTAAGTATTTTATTCGACAAATTTAGTGCTTTGGGTAACGATCCCAGCCAAAGCCGCAAGAGCTGTAACCTTAGCATCCCCATCCGAGTCCCCCAAGGGTTTCAAATTTCTTTATACGATGCTGACTATCGCGGCTATGTAGCTCCTGCTACTAGCGGTACTTTGCGGGCAGAATACTTCTTTGCGGGCAATCGCGGCCCTGTATTCCAACGAACTTTTAATGGCGAAAACAACTACAACGTCCGCGATAGTTTAGCTACCGTAGCTGATGTCTGGTCGGCCTGTGGCGACAGTACTAATATGCGCGTCAATGCCTCGATGACAGCGCGCGGAAGAGGTGCGGCCACTGTAGATTCTTTCGATTTAGCTCATCGCGGTTTGGTCTACCACATCAAATATCGCTCTTGCCGCTAA